The following are encoded in a window of Balearica regulorum gibbericeps isolate bBalReg1 unplaced genomic scaffold, bBalReg1.pri S41, whole genome shotgun sequence genomic DNA:
- the CDC42EP2 gene encoding cdc42 effector protein 2, with translation MSTKVPIYLKRGSRKGKKEKLRDILSSDMISPPLGDFRHTIHIGSGGESDMFGDISFLQGKFHLLPRTEGSFDSDKDSPDAVPFEFSRTATISGREQPSSETSSPLLKNAISLPVIGGLQALMLPSAQAPPKPPRLHLDDKTPPARSWEGGEDDEGGSATPLPHPCASCITAPTNGFTEEKGNAESPFLSHAGSLLSLHVDLGPSILEDVLQVMEKHQAERVGGSIQDSGRQEILT, from the coding sequence ATGTCCACCAAGGTGCCGATCTACCTGAAAAGGGGcagcaggaaggggaagaaggagaagctCCGTGACATCCTCTCCTCTGACATGATCAGTCCACCCTTGGGGGACTTCAGGCACACAATTCACATCGGTAGCGGCGGGGAGAGCGACATGTTTGGGGACATCTCCTTTCTTCAAGGCAAGTTTCATCTCCTCCCAAGGACTGAAGGCAGCTTTGACTCTGACAAGGACAGCCCCGATGCAGTGCCGTTTGAATTCTCCAGGACAGCCACCATCTCCGGCCGTGAGCAACCGTCCTCAGAGACTTCATCTCCTCTCCTCAAAAACGCCATCTCCTTGCCCGTCatcggggggctgcaggcattGATGTTGCCCTCGGCGCAAGCTCCCCCGAAACCGCCACGCTTGCACCTCGATGACAAAACCCCGCCGGCACGAAGCTGGGAAGGTGGAGAGGACGATGAGGGTGGGAGCGCCACCCCGTTGCCGCATCCTTGCGCATCATGTATCACCGCCCCGACGAACGGCTTCACTGAGGAGAAGGGCAATGCTGAGTCACCCTTCCTCTCCCATGCcggctccctcctctccctccacgTGGACTTGGGGCCATCCATTTTGGAGGACGTCCTGCAAGTGATGGAGAAACATCAAGCAGAGAGAGTGGGTGGATCTATACAGGACTCGGGCAGGCAGGAAATCTTGACGTGA
- the POLA2 gene encoding DNA polymerase alpha subunit B, with amino-acid sequence MAEPVAEPTLAEEVQRELGLFELRCQGEDVSARLVELCLTHRLDPVTLANELLAFVTSKDFDTQLSADRLDAFEHEVLVKRSSRVPRKRDNRYGGLHDVHSLQELLDEEEEDELLDAYTTPSKGSQKRSNSTPENPRPKRTLSSRSPYTLFSPNSFSPGVTPSQKYTSRSSRGEVVASFGSVHGPSWNGGGGRGCTPKLFGSPEENLTKNYKFMFQKAFDIREALSWRIEELGDVLKSHHHLDDFASVLLPAQEPVTVLGQIGCDSNGKLNAQSVVLEGDREHSSGGQIPLDLSELKEYSLFPGQIVALEGTNTTGRRMVVSKVYEGVPLPFHAPLEPAPEQRMVLVACGPYTTSDSIAYDPLADLIDVIGRDRPDVCVLFGPFVDAKHEQVENCQLLGSFAEVFKLCLKTIIEGTRSAGSQLVFVPSSRDVHHDCVYPQPPFSYPELPRDDKPRVRFVSDPCTLDIDGVVFGLTSTDLLFHMGAEEISSLSGISDRFTRILKHVLMQRSYYPLYPPSEELNVDYESFYSYGSLPVTPDILVTPSELRYFVKDVLGCVCINPGRLTKGQVGGTYGRLYIQREGTEGERKSPCVAAQVVKI; translated from the exons ATGGCGGAGCCGGTGGCGGAGCCGACCTTGGCCGAGGAGGTTCAGCGGGAGTTGGGGCTCTTCGAGCTGCGCTGCCAGGGCGAGGACGTGTCCGCCAGGC TGGTGGAGCTGTGCCTGACCCACCGGCTGGACCCGGTGACGTTGGCTAACGAGCTGTTGGCCTTCGTCACCAGCAAAGACTTCGACACCCAACTCTCCGCCGACCGCCTCGACGCCTTCGAACACGAG GTCCTCGTCAAACGGAGCAGCAGGGTCCCCCGGAAGAGGGACAACCGCTACGGTGGTCTCCACGACGTCCATTCCCTCCAGGAGCT CCTTgacgaggaagaggaggatgagctGCTGGACGCTTACACCACTCCATCCAAG GGTTCCCAAAAACGGAGCAATTCCACCCCGGAAAACCCCCGGCCCAAGCGGACCCtctcctcccgcagcccctACACGCTTTTTTCTCCCAACAGCTTCTCCCCAGG CGTCACCCCCTCCCAAAAATATACCTCGCGGAGCAGCCGGGGTGAAGTTGTGGCCTCGTTCGGCTCCGTCCACGGTCCCTCCTGGAACGGTGGCGGTGGTCGCGGTTGTACCCCGAAGCTTTTTGGTTCCCCGGAAGAAAATTTAACGAAAAACTACAAATTTATGTTCCAAAAAGCGTTTGATATTCGGGAAG CGCTGTCTTGGAGGATCGAGGAGCTCGGTGACGTGCTGAAGAGTCACCATCACCTGGACGACTTCGCCTCGGTGTTACTCCCGGCGCAG GAACCGGTGACGGTGCTGGGTCAGATCGGCTGCGACAGCAACGGGAAGCTCAACGCCCAGTCGGTGGTGCTGGAGGGCGACCGAGAACACTCCTCCGGCGGACAAATCCCCCTCGACCTCTCGGAGCTGAAGGAATATTCCCTCTTTCCCGGCCAG ATCGTGGCGCTGGAGGGGACCAACACCACCGGGAGGAGGATGGTAGTCTCGAAAGTCTACGAG GGGGTACCACTTCCCTTCCATGCGCCGCTGGAGCCGGCTCCAG AGCAGCGGATGGTGCTGGTGGCCTGCGGGCCCTACACCACCTCCGACAGCATCGCCTACGACCCGCTCGCTGACCTCATCGACGTGATCGGCCGCGACCGCCCCGATGTCTGCGTCCTG TTTGGGCCGTTCGTGGATGCCAAGCACGAACAAGTGGAG AATTGTCAGCTCCTGGGGTCCTTCGCCGAGGTCTTCAAGCTCTGCCTGAAGACAATAATCGAAGGGACGAGAAG CGCCGGCTCGCAGCTCGTCTTCGTCCCCTCGTCGCGGGATGTGCACCACGACTGCGTCTACCCCCAGCCGCCGTTCTCGTACCCCGAGCTGCCAAGGGACGACAAACCG CGCGTCCGCTTCGTCTCGGACCCCTGCACCCTCGACATCGACGGCGTCGTTTTCGGCCTGACCTCCACCGACCTCCTCTTCCACATGGGTGCCGAGGAGATCAgcag CTTATCCGGGATCTCGGACAGGTTCACGCGAATCCTTAAGCACGTCCTGATGCAGAGGAG TTACTACCCGCTGTACCCCCCCTCAGAGGAGCTGAATGTTGACTACGAGAGCTTCTACAGCTACGGCTCGTTACCCGTCACACCGGACATCCTCGTAACCCCCTCGGAGCTGCGGTACTTCGTTAAG GATGTGCTGGGCTGCGTTTGTATCAATCCCGGCCGGCTGACGAAGGGCCAGGTCGGGGGTACCTATGGCCGCCTGTACATACAGCGGGAAGGCACCGAGGGCGAGCGGAAGAGTCCGTGTGTAGCCGCTCAAGTCGTTAAAATCTGA